The Corylus avellana chromosome ca8, CavTom2PMs-1.0 genome has a segment encoding these proteins:
- the LOC132189266 gene encoding serine/threonine-protein kinase AFC3 translates to MVAVEVEGMQREQRIRKRPRPTWDVAPSEPQGKRAEVVSNEGMDRRRHGSPPRRDDDREGHYVFNLGENLTPRYKILSKIGEGTFGRVLECWDRQTREYVAIKVVRSIRKYRDAAMIEVDVLQHLAKNDKGNSHCVQIQNWFDYRNHICIVFERLGPSLFDFLKRNKYCPFPVDLVREFGRQLLESVAYMHDLCLIHTDLKPENILLVSSEYVKLPGCKRFFSDETQFRCLPKSSAIKLIDFGSTAFDNQNHSSVVSTRHYRAPEVILGLGWSYPCDLWSVGCILVELCWGEALFQTHENLEHLAMMERVLGPLPEHMIRRADRGAEKYFRRGSRLNWPEGAVSRESIRAVNKLDRLKDLISQYVESSRSPLIDLLLNLLKYDPSERLTARQALNHPFFKSLT, encoded by the exons ATGGTGGCCGTCGAAGTTGAAGGGATGCAGAGGGAGCAGCGAATCAGGAAACGGCCTCGGCCCACGTGGGACGTGGCGCCATCTGAACCACAG GGGAAACGAGCAGAGGTGGTGAGTAATGAAGGGATGGATAGAAGAAGGCATGGGTCGCCGCCGAGAAGGGACGACGATCGCGAAGGGCATTACGTCTTCAATCTCGGCGAGAATCTCACACCTAGAT ATAAGATACTCAGCAAGATTGGTGAAG GCACATTTGGTCGAGTTTTGGAATGTTGGGACCGACAAACACGAGAATATGTGGCAATCAAGGTAGTTCGAAGCATACGTAAATACCGTGATGCAGCAATGATTGAGGTTGATGTTCTTCAACATCTTGCCAAGAATGATAAAGGAAACTCACA CTGCGTTCAGATACAGAACTGGTTTGACTACCGCAATCACATATGCATT GTGTTTGAGAGGCTTGGACCaagtttatttgattttctaaAGAGAAATAAATACTGCCCATTCCCTGTGGATCTTGTTCGGGAATTTGGACGACAGCTTTTGGAATCTGTTGCAT ATATGCATGACTTATGTTTAATTCACACTGACCTGAAGCCAGAAAATATACTTCTTGTGTCTTCTGAATATGTAAAGCTTCCTGGTTGTAAG AGGTTTTTTTCAGATGAAACGCAATTCAGGTGCTTGCCCAAGTCTAGTGCCATTAAGCTGATTGATTTTGGTAGTACTGCCTTTGATAATCAGAATCATAGCTCCGTTGTTTCAACGAGGCATTACAGAGCACCTGAGGTTATTTTAG GTTTAGGATGGAGTTATCCATGTGATTTATGGAGTGTTGGTTGCATACTTGTTGAACTTTGCTGG GGTGAAGCATTATTTCAGACCCATGAGAACCTAGAGCATTTGGCAATGATGGAGAGGGTGTTGGGACCTCTGCCAGAGCATATGATTCGTAGGGCTGA CCGAGGTGCTGAAAAATATTTCAGGCGAGGGTCACGTCTAAATTGGCCGGAAGGAGCAGTTTCAAGGGAGAGTATTAGAGCTGTAAATAAGCTTGACCGTCTGAAG GATCTAATATCTCAATATGTAGAGTCCTCAAGATCCCCTCTCATTGATTTGTTGCTTAATTTGTTGAAATATGATCCCTCTGAACGTCTCACAGCTCGACAAGCTCTGAATCATCCCTTCTTTAAGAGTCTAACTTGA
- the LOC132189711 gene encoding two-on-two hemoglobin-3 yields MQALQAKASEWSGVKQDDAFAIDDTNLFQKLGLQTFINLSTNFYTRVYDDEEEWFRSIFANSKKEDAIQNQYEFFVQRMGGPSLYSQRRGHPALIARHRPFPVTHQAAERWLHHMQQALDSTQDIDADSKLRMMNFFRHTAFFLVAGDELKSQNQQPSCKHGSSNQLPRKNF; encoded by the exons ATGCAGGCGCTACAAGCCAAGGCCTCGGAGTGGAGCGGAGTCAAGCAAGATGACGCCTTTGCCATTGACGACACCAATCTGTTCCAGAAACTTGGCCTCCAGACCTTCATCAACCTCTCCACCAATTTCTACACCAG GGTATATGATGATGAGGAAGAATGGTTCCGGTCAATTTTTGCGAATTCCAAGAAAGAGGACGCGATTCAAAATCAGTACGAGTTTTTCGTGCAGAGAATGGGAGGCCCTTCTCTCTACTCTCAGAGAAGAG GCCATCCTGCTCTGATTGCACGTCACCGTCCATTTCCTGTCACGCATCAAGCTGCCGAGAGGTGGTTACATCATATGCAACAAGCATTGGACAGCACCCAGGACATTGATGCAGACTCAAAACTTAGAATGATGAACTTTTTCAG GCACACGGCATTTTTTCTTGTTGCTGGAGATGAGTTGAAGAGTCAAAACCAACAACCTTCATGTAAGCATGGGAGCAGCAACCAGCTCCCTCgtaaaaatttttaa